The genomic segment TCAAGAGCGCGGTCGCCACCCAGGATACCGATACGCTGCGTACGGTACTGGCCAACCACGGCGACCGTGCAGGGGCCGACATGGTACTGCTCAGCGACCTCGAGGGCAGCCTGCTGGCCAGCAGCCATCACCCTGCCGGAAGCACGCTGCCGTTCTTCGATCTGCTGGAGCAGGCCCAGCAACAGGGCGCCGGCGTCGATCTCATCGTCGAAGCGGGCCAGCCCTATGAGTTCGTGCTGCTGCCGGTGCGCGCGCCCAACCTGATCGGCTGGGTGGGCATGGGCTTCTTGATCGATGAGGCGTTGGTTAACGAGATTCACGCCCTGACCCGCCTGGACATCAGCGTCATCGCGCAACCCAGCGGAGATAGCCCCTCTTATTTGGTTAGTTCTCGCCCCGACCTGGCCGACCAGGCCGAGCCGATAGACGCCCAGGCGATCATCGACGACACGGACTACCTGACCCGCGAGCTGGTCCTCAACGTAGCCGGCCCGCAGCAGACCCTCGCCCTGGCTCAGGTATCCCGCGCCAGCCTGCTGGCCGCCTATCGCGACTTGCAGTGGCAACTGCTGGCCATCGTCGGCTTGATCCTGCTGCTGACGACCGCTGCAGCGGCCTGGAGCGCCCGCAGCATGAGCCTGCCGCTGACCCGGCTCAGCGATGCTGCGCGGCGCATTGGCCTCGGCCAGCGACTCGAGACGATCGGCGTCTCACCGCGCGGCGAGATCGGCCTGCTGGCCGATACCTTGCTATCGATGCAGGCCGATATCGACGAACGCGAACGGACGCTGCTGCACCGCTCCCGCCACGACCCTCTGACCGACCTGCCCAATCGCAGCAGCGCCCAGGAGTGCATAACGCAGCTGATCGAGCAGGGTCGGCCTTTCTCTCTGCTGCGTCTGGCCGTCGAAAGATTTCGCGATATCAACGACACCTTCGGCTATGCCCTCGGGGACAGGGTGTTGATCACCCTGGCCCAGCGGCTGGCACAGCTGCCCTCCCCGGGCTTCCAGGCGTTTCGGCTCGGCGACGACGAATTCCTGCTGCTGGTAGACAACCCGGCGCCGCCCGACGGCTGGCAGGAGCGGCTGCTGCAGGAGCTGAGCGAGCCCATCGAGCTGGACGCCTCACCGTTTCGCCCATCGCTGTGTGCGGGGGAGTCGCATAGCCCCACCCACGGCGAAGACCCGCATCTGCTGCTGCGGCGGGCCGATATCGCGCTGGCGTCCGCACGCCGCCAGCGCAGCGCCTGGCGCTGCTACCAGCCTGGGCAGGACGAACAGCACTTTCGCCAGCTGACCCTGATTCGCGACTTGCAAGCGGCGGCCAGGGACTCCCAGCTATGGATGGCCTATCAACCCAAGATCGAGGCCAGTAGCGGAAAGGTGAGCCAGTTCGAGGCCCTGATGCGCTGGCAGCATCCCAGCCTGGGATTCATTCCGCCAGACGAGTTCATTACCCTCGCCGAGCGCTCGGGTAACATTCGCCTGCTCAGCCGCTGGATGATCGACAGCGTGTGTCGCCAGCTCGCCGAGTGGCGGCGCGCCGGACAGATTCAGTCGGTGGCCATCAACCTCTCCGCCGAGGACGTCATCGATCCGCAGCTCGCCGAGCATCTGCTCAGCGTACTGGCTCACTACGCCCTCGACGTCGAGCAGTTGAGCCTGGAAGTGACCGAGAGCGCCGTGATGCAGGATCCCGCGCTGGCCAATCGCTGCCTGAGCGAGCTCAGGCAAGCGGGCCTGACGGTGGCGATCGATGACTTCGGCACCGGCTACTCGTCGCTGGCACAGCTCAAGCAGCTGCCCGTGGCCGCCTTGAAGATCGACAAGTCGTTCGTGATGTCGCTGGATACCCAACCCGACGACGTGGTCATCGTGCGTTCGACCATCGAGCTGGGGCATCGCCTGGGGCTGCGTGTCGTTGCCGAGGGAGTGGAAACCGCTGCCATCGCCGCCCTCCTTTGCGACTTCGGCTGCGACGAACTGCAAGGGTACCTGTTCGCCAAGCCGCTCCCGGGCCACGAGGTCACCGCCTGGCTCGACCACTATCACCCCGACGCGACATTCACCTCATCGTGACCTGGAGGCCTTGATGCGAACGCCCCCCATCCTCCGGCAGCTTCTGTGCTGCGCCCTGCTCGCGTCGCTGTCTTTCAGCGCAGCCGCCGGCAGCCGTCTGCTCGCCACCGGTGGCGTCGGTCAGATCGAAGGCGCC from the Halomonas sp. 1513 genome contains:
- a CDS encoding GGDEF domain-containing protein, whose product is MSFRSRLLSVMLVVVVLALTVTGGAFLRVVYQDALAKGEHDLEVGVNVLQQILDERGHQLRNNVAILADDFGFKSAVATQDTDTLRTVLANHGDRAGADMVLLSDLEGSLLASSHHPAGSTLPFFDLLEQAQQQGAGVDLIVEAGQPYEFVLLPVRAPNLIGWVGMGFLIDEALVNEIHALTRLDISVIAQPSGDSPSYLVSSRPDLADQAEPIDAQAIIDDTDYLTRELVLNVAGPQQTLALAQVSRASLLAAYRDLQWQLLAIVGLILLLTTAAAAWSARSMSLPLTRLSDAARRIGLGQRLETIGVSPRGEIGLLADTLLSMQADIDERERTLLHRSRHDPLTDLPNRSSAQECITQLIEQGRPFSLLRLAVERFRDINDTFGYALGDRVLITLAQRLAQLPSPGFQAFRLGDDEFLLLVDNPAPPDGWQERLLQELSEPIELDASPFRPSLCAGESHSPTHGEDPHLLLRRADIALASARRQRSAWRCYQPGQDEQHFRQLTLIRDLQAAARDSQLWMAYQPKIEASSGKVSQFEALMRWQHPSLGFIPPDEFITLAERSGNIRLLSRWMIDSVCRQLAEWRRAGQIQSVAINLSAEDVIDPQLAEHLLSVLAHYALDVEQLSLEVTESAVMQDPALANRCLSELRQAGLTVAIDDFGTGYSSLAQLKQLPVAALKIDKSFVMSLDTQPDDVVIVRSTIELGHRLGLRVVAEGVETAAIAALLCDFGCDELQGYLFAKPLPGHEVTAWLDHYHPDATFTSS